One stretch of Variovorax sp. TBS-050B DNA includes these proteins:
- a CDS encoding LysR family transcriptional regulator, whose product MDQQKAESLWTHLHWLIVLGQQGSYTAAAARLGVSKAAMSQRIAELERAAGVPLVRRTTRSMRLTEAGQQLVDQTREPFEQIAHSFLKAQDHAGEPRGLVRVTAPVALGRQQLLPRLADFLLAHPAIRVEMELSDRLSSLATEGFDLAVRHAASPPDTHVAWRLCDTRSVLVASRAYLRRRGTPQQPAMLAEHDCLHYPRGQETNVWSFERRGGRARQAERVTVPIAGPLAANNSEALRDAAQAGLGIALLPDFSAQSGLQAGKLVEVLPDWQPTGAFADQIYAIRPYSLHIPRAVDLFVRHLRETLKAGFPLA is encoded by the coding sequence ATGGATCAGCAAAAAGCCGAATCGCTCTGGACCCACCTGCACTGGCTCATCGTGCTCGGCCAGCAGGGCAGCTACACCGCCGCCGCCGCGCGCCTGGGCGTGAGCAAGGCGGCCATGAGCCAGCGCATCGCCGAGCTCGAGCGCGCGGCCGGCGTGCCGCTGGTGCGCCGCACCACGCGCAGCATGCGGCTCACCGAGGCCGGGCAGCAGCTCGTCGACCAGACGCGCGAGCCCTTCGAGCAGATCGCGCACAGCTTTCTCAAGGCACAGGACCATGCGGGCGAGCCGCGCGGGCTGGTGCGCGTGACGGCGCCGGTGGCGCTCGGCCGGCAGCAGCTGCTGCCGCGCCTGGCCGACTTCCTGCTCGCGCATCCGGCGATCCGCGTCGAGATGGAGCTCTCGGACCGGCTCAGCTCGCTCGCGACCGAGGGCTTCGACCTCGCGGTGCGGCATGCGGCCTCGCCGCCCGACACCCACGTGGCCTGGCGGCTGTGCGACACGCGCTCGGTGCTGGTGGCGAGCCGCGCCTACCTGCGCCGCCGCGGCACGCCGCAGCAGCCCGCGATGCTGGCCGAGCACGACTGCCTGCACTATCCGCGCGGGCAGGAGACCAACGTCTGGTCCTTCGAGCGACGCGGCGGCCGCGCGCGCCAGGCCGAGCGCGTGACGGTGCCGATCGCCGGTCCCCTGGCCGCGAACAACAGCGAGGCACTGCGCGATGCCGCCCAGGCGGGGCTGGGCATTGCGCTGCTGCCCGACTTCAGCGCGCAGTCGGGCCTGCAGGCCGGCAAGCTGGTCGAGGTGCTGCCCGACTGGCAGCCCACCGGCGCCTTCGCCGACCAGATCTACGCGATTCGGCCGTACTCGCTGCACATTCCGCGCGCGGTCGACCTGTTCGTGCGCCACCTGCGGGAGACGCTCAAGGCGGGCTTTCCGCTGGCCTGA
- a CDS encoding LysR family transcriptional regulator encodes MPRPHPINPARVDFVTLRLFCAVAQSGSITKGAEACHLALSAASRRLSDFEAATGSKLLERSSQGIALTPAGHVAMQHAMRLFQGFEQFSSELGDYSSGVRGHVRLWANMSALTEFLPATLAAFLGRHPDIRVEVEEQLSGDIVRALVDGLADVGVFAENTPAYGLDVAPFQTDELVVLCARQHPLARTRRTDFKTCLAHEFVGLNRSSSLLELTSRAAEQAGIPMRLRVQVRSFDAMCHMIAANLGIGVVPLAACKAQVSALGLKVVRLQDAWAVRRLLMATRTGETLSPAAQLLVQQLLASSN; translated from the coding sequence ATGCCGCGCCCGCATCCCATCAACCCCGCCCGCGTCGACTTCGTCACCCTGCGCCTGTTCTGCGCCGTGGCCCAGTCGGGCAGCATCACCAAGGGCGCCGAGGCCTGCCACCTCGCGCTCTCGGCGGCGAGCCGCCGCCTGTCCGATTTCGAGGCCGCCACCGGCTCGAAGCTGCTCGAGCGCAGTTCGCAGGGGATCGCGCTCACGCCGGCCGGGCACGTGGCGATGCAGCATGCGATGCGGCTGTTCCAGGGCTTCGAGCAGTTCAGCAGCGAGCTCGGCGACTATTCGAGCGGCGTGCGCGGCCATGTGCGGCTCTGGGCCAACATGTCGGCGCTGACCGAGTTCCTGCCGGCCACGCTGGCCGCGTTCCTCGGCCGGCACCCGGACATCCGGGTCGAAGTGGAAGAGCAGCTCAGCGGCGACATCGTGCGTGCGCTGGTCGACGGGCTGGCGGACGTGGGCGTGTTCGCCGAGAACACGCCCGCCTACGGGCTCGACGTGGCGCCGTTCCAGACCGATGAACTCGTGGTGCTGTGCGCGCGCCAGCATCCGCTCGCGCGCACCCGGCGTACCGATTTCAAGACCTGCCTCGCGCACGAGTTCGTGGGGCTCAACCGCAGCAGCTCGCTGCTCGAGCTCACCTCGCGCGCGGCTGAGCAGGCCGGCATTCCGATGCGGCTGCGCGTGCAGGTGCGCAGCTTCGACGCCATGTGCCACATGATCGCGGCCAACCTGGGCATCGGCGTGGTGCCGCTGGCGGCCTGCAAGGCACAGGTGAGCGCGCTCGGGCTCAAGGTGGTACGGCTGCAGGACGCCTGGGCCGTGCGCCGCCTGCTGATGGCCACCAGGACCGGCGAGACGCTCTCGCCGGCCGCGCAGCTGCTGGTGCAGCAACTGCTCGCCTCCTCGAACTGA
- a CDS encoding VOC family protein, with protein MIDHLDHLVLTTADEAACTRFYVDVLGMALETFGAGRKAFRFGQQKINLHVQGHEFEPKAHRPTPGSLDLCFIARVPLDDVIARLARHGVPILEGPVMRTGAVSRIRSVYVRDPDMNLIEISEPAP; from the coding sequence ATGATCGACCACCTGGACCACCTCGTGCTCACCACCGCCGACGAGGCGGCCTGCACGCGCTTCTACGTCGACGTGCTGGGCATGGCGCTCGAGACCTTCGGCGCCGGCCGCAAGGCTTTTCGCTTCGGCCAGCAGAAGATCAACCTGCATGTGCAAGGCCACGAGTTCGAGCCCAAGGCGCACCGGCCGACGCCGGGCTCGCTGGACCTGTGCTTCATCGCGCGCGTGCCGCTCGACGATGTGATCGCGCGGCTGGCGCGGCACGGCGTGCCGATTCTCGAAGGCCCGGTGATGCGCACCGGCGCCGTCTCGCGCATCCGCTCGGTCTATGTGCGCGACCCCGACATGAACCTCATCGAGATCTCGGAACCTGCGCCCTGA
- a CDS encoding LysR family transcriptional regulator has protein sequence MDQIAAMRVFARVVEAGTFTRAADSLQMPKPTVTKLVQQLETHLRVKLLQRTTRRVTVTPEGAAYYERTARVLAELEGIESDLTSAQAQPRGRLRVDIGSSFANTILIPQLPAFHARYPEIALEIGVSDRPVNLIGDAVDCVVRAGELTDQSLVARRIATLNFVTCATPAYFERHGIPRTPADLGDGGHRVVGYFSSLSNRPVPLRYARGEERIEVHGHAVVGVNESTAHLTALLTGMGVAQTFDVMAGPHLASGALVEVLQDWAPQPYPLHVVYPANRHLSAKLRVFVDWAVELFAPYNRRAAR, from the coding sequence ATTCGCTGCAGATGCCCAAGCCCACCGTGACCAAACTGGTGCAGCAGCTCGAGACGCACCTGCGCGTGAAGCTGCTGCAGCGCACGACGCGGCGCGTGACGGTCACGCCCGAGGGCGCGGCGTACTACGAGCGCACGGCCCGCGTGCTCGCGGAGCTCGAAGGCATCGAGTCGGACCTCACGAGCGCGCAGGCCCAGCCGCGCGGGCGGCTGCGGGTGGACATCGGCTCCTCGTTCGCCAACACGATCCTGATTCCGCAATTGCCCGCCTTCCATGCGCGCTATCCGGAGATCGCGCTCGAGATCGGCGTGAGCGACCGGCCGGTCAACCTGATCGGCGATGCGGTCGATTGCGTGGTGCGCGCCGGCGAGCTCACCGACCAGTCGCTGGTGGCGCGCCGCATCGCGACCCTGAATTTCGTGACCTGCGCCACGCCCGCGTACTTCGAGCGCCACGGCATTCCGCGGACGCCGGCCGATCTCGGCGACGGCGGGCACCGCGTGGTGGGCTACTTCTCGTCGCTGAGCAACAGGCCGGTGCCGCTGCGCTACGCGCGCGGCGAGGAGCGCATCGAGGTCCACGGCCACGCCGTGGTGGGCGTGAACGAGAGCACCGCGCACCTCACGGCCCTGCTCACCGGCATGGGCGTGGCGCAGACCTTCGACGTGATGGCGGGGCCGCATCTCGCGAGCGGCGCGCTGGTGGAGGTGCTGCAGGACTGGGCGCCGCAGCCCTATCCGCTGCACGTGGTGTACCCCGCCAACCGGCACCTGAGCGCCAAGCTGCGGGTGTTCGTCGACTGGGCGGTGGAGCTGTTCGCTCCCTACAACCGGCGCGCGGCGCGCTGA
- a CDS encoding glucan biosynthesis protein D, translating into MLDRRSFLAAGGAAAALAALGLPEEALAANGLQLSQPSPFSFDGLVAQAKRLAGQPYAGPKPLAPEVLEKIDYDAHGRIRFDPANALFRDGPGAFPVTFFHLGRFFQTPVRMHVLENAGGDVFAREVRYSPSYFSMPADSPARALPAGAGFAGFRLQESRLGDQAKLDWQKNDWVAFLGASYFRAIGELYQYGLSARGIALDVAVPDKPEEFPNFTRFYFETPAADNTSSMTVYALLEGPSITGVFKFVMQRGKAVIMDIDSRLFLRRDVSRLGLVPLTSMYWYSETVKPTAIDWRPEVHDSDGLAIWNGAGERIWRPLNNPTQTRASAFADTRPRGFGLLQRDRAFDHYQDGVNYEKRPSLWIEPIGDWGEGSVQLIEIPTDDEIHDNIVAFWVPKAEAKAGTSYSLQYRLHWTDQEPFPSPLAQCVATRIGRGGQPGQPRPQGVRKFMVEFIGQPLTTVPFGVKPELVLTAPRGKFSYVFAEAVPNGVPGHWRAQFDFTPEGTEPIDMRLYLKIGDKTLTETWLYQLQPG; encoded by the coding sequence ATGCTTGATCGCCGATCCTTCCTTGCCGCAGGTGGTGCCGCCGCCGCACTCGCCGCCCTTGGACTGCCCGAAGAGGCGCTGGCCGCGAACGGCCTGCAACTGAGCCAGCCATCGCCCTTCTCCTTCGACGGTCTGGTGGCCCAGGCCAAGCGCCTCGCGGGCCAGCCCTATGCCGGTCCCAAGCCGCTCGCGCCCGAGGTGCTCGAGAAGATCGACTACGACGCGCACGGCAGGATCAGGTTCGATCCCGCCAATGCCCTCTTCCGCGACGGCCCGGGCGCCTTCCCCGTCACCTTCTTCCACCTCGGCCGCTTCTTCCAGACGCCGGTGCGCATGCACGTGCTCGAGAACGCCGGCGGCGACGTCTTCGCGCGCGAGGTGCGCTACAGCCCTTCGTACTTCTCGATGCCCGCCGACAGCCCGGCGCGCGCGCTCCCCGCGGGCGCGGGCTTCGCGGGCTTCCGGCTGCAGGAAAGCCGGCTCGGCGACCAGGCCAAGCTCGACTGGCAGAAGAACGACTGGGTGGCCTTCCTCGGCGCCTCGTACTTCCGCGCCATCGGCGAGCTCTACCAGTACGGCCTCTCCGCGCGCGGCATCGCGCTCGACGTGGCGGTGCCCGACAAGCCCGAGGAATTCCCGAACTTCACGCGCTTCTACTTCGAGACGCCGGCGGCCGACAACACCAGTTCGATGACCGTCTATGCGCTGCTCGAAGGGCCGAGCATCACCGGCGTCTTCAAGTTCGTGATGCAGCGCGGCAAGGCCGTGATCATGGACATCGACTCGCGCCTCTTCCTGCGCCGCGACGTTTCGCGCCTGGGCCTGGTGCCGCTCACCTCGATGTACTGGTATTCGGAGACCGTCAAGCCGACGGCCATCGACTGGCGGCCCGAGGTGCACGACTCCGACGGCCTCGCGATCTGGAACGGTGCGGGCGAGCGCATCTGGCGCCCGCTCAACAACCCGACGCAGACGCGCGCCTCGGCCTTCGCCGACACGCGCCCGCGCGGCTTCGGCCTGCTGCAGCGCGACCGCGCCTTCGACCACTACCAGGACGGCGTCAACTACGAGAAGCGCCCGAGCCTCTGGATCGAACCGATCGGCGACTGGGGCGAGGGTTCGGTGCAGCTGATCGAGATCCCGACCGACGACGAGATCCACGACAACATCGTCGCCTTCTGGGTGCCCAAGGCCGAGGCCAAGGCGGGCACGAGCTACAGCCTGCAGTACCGGCTGCACTGGACCGACCAGGAGCCCTTCCCCTCCCCGCTCGCGCAATGCGTGGCCACGCGCATCGGCCGCGGCGGACAGCCGGGCCAGCCGCGGCCCCAGGGCGTGCGCAAGTTCATGGTGGAGTTCATCGGCCAGCCGCTGACCACGGTGCCCTTCGGCGTCAAGCCCGAACTGGTGCTCACGGCGCCGCGCGGCAAATTCTCGTACGTCTTCGCCGAGGCCGTGCCCAACGGCGTGCCGGGGCACTGGCGCGCGCAGTTCGACTTCACGCCCGAAGGCACCGAGCCGATCGACATGCGGCTCTATCTGAAGATCGGCGACAAGACGCTGACCGAGACCTGGCTCTACCAGCTGCAGCCGGGCTGA
- a CDS encoding hydroxymethylglutaryl-CoA lyase, protein MSGGATGRRLFVNEVATRDGFQMESRFIPTDDKVALIDRLSLLGYARIEVTSFTSAKAIPALRDGEAVMQRIVRRPGVVYTALVPNLRGAERALESRVDEFNIVMSVSETHNLANLRMTRAQSFAQLAEVIALARRAGVPVNVSLSCVFGCPMEGEVPLSGVLAWIDRFAALSVQGITLCDTTGMAFPTQVRAICEAVRARHPALPWTAHFHNTRGMGLANVVAAVEAGIARFDMSLGGIGGCPYAPGATGNVATEDVVHMLQCMGHDTGMDLDGLIAAAAELQTLVQHELPSQVSRAGHRLVRHAPPADFDDIAARAHARGAGELHA, encoded by the coding sequence ATGAGCGGCGGGGCAACCGGCAGGCGCCTCTTCGTCAACGAGGTGGCCACGCGCGACGGCTTCCAGATGGAAAGCCGCTTCATTCCCACCGACGACAAGGTCGCGCTCATCGATCGGCTGAGCCTGCTGGGCTATGCCAGGATCGAGGTGACCTCGTTCACCTCGGCGAAGGCGATTCCCGCGCTGCGCGACGGCGAGGCGGTGATGCAGCGCATCGTGCGCCGCCCGGGCGTGGTCTACACCGCGCTGGTGCCGAACCTGCGCGGGGCCGAGCGCGCGCTCGAAAGCCGCGTCGACGAGTTCAACATCGTCATGTCGGTGAGCGAGACCCACAACCTCGCGAACCTGCGCATGACGCGCGCGCAGTCGTTCGCGCAGCTGGCGGAGGTCATTGCCCTGGCACGACGGGCCGGCGTGCCGGTGAACGTCTCGCTGTCGTGCGTGTTCGGCTGTCCGATGGAGGGCGAGGTGCCGCTTTCCGGCGTGCTGGCATGGATCGATCGCTTCGCGGCGCTGTCGGTGCAGGGCATCACGCTGTGCGATACCACGGGCATGGCCTTTCCCACGCAGGTGCGTGCGATCTGCGAGGCGGTGCGCGCGCGCCACCCGGCGCTGCCATGGACCGCGCACTTCCACAACACGCGCGGCATGGGGCTCGCGAACGTGGTGGCGGCGGTCGAGGCCGGCATCGCGCGCTTCGACATGTCGCTCGGCGGCATCGGCGGCTGCCCCTACGCGCCTGGCGCCACGGGCAACGTGGCGACCGAGGACGTGGTCCACATGCTGCAGTGCATGGGGCATGACACCGGCATGGACCTCGACGGCCTGATCGCGGCCGCCGCCGAGCTCCAGACCCTGGTGCAGCACGAACTGCCGAGCCAGGTCTCGCGCGCCGGGCATCGGCTGGTGCGCCATGCGCCGCCGGCCGATTTCGACGACATCGCGGCACGCGCCCATGCGCGTGGCGCCGGGGAGCTGCACGCATGA
- a CDS encoding class I SAM-dependent methyltransferase translates to MTSCKAARHLSAVPSTLRIPLAARASGDALFPQLAVRDAYAASILERIRDDGDALPEDRSTIYGILNRTRRFRSLAQEFLQQHPGGRVVNMGCGLSHYFQWLDDGRARLTDADLPEVLDLRRELIPDIDPRHDERALDLTAADWWEQLALPRRRRASPVFLFTEGVLMYLAPDRVRAVLKTFGERAPAGSVLAFDAICWLAVGHAARHPSVRATGAEFLWGVRRPAELAQAHPRLRLESTHRVLDGIGLPYAVVAPLAMLLFGVPLYAVYALRAVDARET, encoded by the coding sequence ATGACTTCCTGCAAGGCCGCGCGGCACCTTTCGGCGGTGCCCTCCACCTTGCGCATTCCGCTGGCCGCGCGCGCAAGCGGCGATGCGCTGTTTCCGCAGCTCGCCGTGCGCGACGCCTACGCCGCCTCGATCCTCGAAAGGATCCGCGACGACGGCGATGCGCTGCCCGAGGACCGGTCGACGATCTACGGCATCCTCAATCGCACGCGGCGCTTTCGCAGCCTCGCGCAGGAATTCCTGCAGCAGCATCCGGGCGGTCGCGTGGTCAACATGGGCTGCGGCCTGAGCCACTACTTCCAGTGGCTCGACGACGGCAGGGCGCGGCTCACCGACGCCGACCTGCCCGAAGTGCTCGACCTGCGGCGCGAACTCATCCCCGACATCGACCCCCGCCACGACGAGCGCGCGCTCGACCTGACGGCCGCCGACTGGTGGGAGCAGCTCGCGCTGCCGCGCCGGCGCCGCGCATCGCCGGTCTTTCTGTTCACCGAAGGCGTGCTCATGTACCTCGCGCCCGACCGGGTGCGCGCGGTGCTCAAGACCTTCGGAGAGCGCGCGCCCGCGGGCTCGGTGCTGGCTTTCGACGCCATCTGCTGGCTCGCGGTCGGGCATGCGGCCAGGCATCCGTCGGTGCGCGCCACGGGTGCGGAATTCCTCTGGGGCGTGCGCCGGCCGGCCGAGCTCGCGCAGGCCCATCCGCGGCTGCGGCTCGAATCCACGCACCGCGTGCTCGACGGCATCGGCCTGCCGTATGCGGTGGTCGCGCCGCTCGCGATGCTGCTGTTCGGCGTGCCGCTCTATGCGGTCTATGCGCTGCGCGCGGTGGATGCGCGCGAAACATAA
- a CDS encoding CoA transferase, whose translation MNALEGLKVLELGQLIAGPFAGKTLAEFGADVIKVEPAGVGDPLRKWRLLREGTSVWWEVQSRNKRSVCLDLRSAEGQAAVRALAAEADVLIENFKPGTLEGWGLGWEQLHALNPRLIMLRISGYGQTGPYRDKPGFGVLGESMGGLRYLSGEPGRVPVRVGVSLGDTLAALHGVIGVLTALHHRTAHGGEGQFIDVALYESVFNVMESLLPEYDAFGVVRERAGSALPGIAPTNAYRCSDGHYVLVAGNGDSIFRRLMGAIGRTDLARDPQLAHNDGRVQRVEEIDAAIEAWTLGRSRDEVLALLDAAGVPVGRIYTVADIAADPQYLARQMIVEAETADGERLKVPGVVPKLSATPGRIAHPAPRLGEHNDDLSGAGWPRRRHEDCKVGA comes from the coding sequence ATGAACGCACTCGAAGGCCTCAAGGTGCTCGAACTCGGCCAGCTCATCGCCGGCCCCTTCGCCGGCAAGACGCTCGCCGAATTCGGTGCCGACGTGATCAAGGTCGAGCCTGCGGGCGTCGGCGATCCGCTGCGCAAGTGGCGGCTGCTGCGCGAGGGCACGTCGGTGTGGTGGGAGGTGCAGTCGCGCAACAAGCGCTCGGTCTGCCTCGACCTGCGCAGCGCCGAAGGCCAGGCGGCGGTGCGCGCGCTGGCGGCCGAGGCCGACGTGCTGATCGAGAACTTCAAGCCCGGCACGCTCGAAGGCTGGGGCCTGGGCTGGGAGCAGCTGCACGCGCTCAACCCGCGGCTCATCATGCTGCGCATCTCGGGCTACGGCCAGACCGGGCCGTACCGCGACAAGCCGGGCTTCGGCGTGCTCGGCGAATCGATGGGCGGGCTGCGCTACCTGAGCGGCGAGCCGGGCCGGGTGCCGGTGCGGGTGGGCGTCTCGCTCGGCGACACGCTGGCCGCGCTGCACGGCGTGATCGGCGTGCTCACGGCGCTGCACCACCGCACGGCGCACGGCGGGGAGGGGCAGTTCATCGACGTGGCGCTCTACGAATCGGTCTTCAACGTGATGGAAAGCCTGCTGCCCGAATACGACGCCTTCGGCGTGGTGCGCGAGCGTGCGGGGAGCGCGCTGCCCGGCATCGCGCCGACCAACGCCTACCGCTGCAGCGACGGCCACTACGTGCTCGTGGCCGGCAACGGCGACAGCATCTTCCGCCGCCTGATGGGCGCGATCGGGCGCACCGACCTCGCACGCGATCCGCAGCTGGCGCACAACGACGGCCGCGTGCAGCGGGTGGAAGAGATCGACGCGGCCATCGAGGCCTGGACGCTCGGGCGCAGCCGCGACGAGGTGCTTGCGCTGCTCGACGCCGCCGGCGTGCCTGTGGGGCGCATCTACACCGTGGCCGACATCGCGGCCGATCCGCAATACCTGGCGCGGCAGATGATCGTGGAAGCCGAGACGGCCGACGGGGAACGGCTCAAGGTGCCGGGCGTGGTGCCCAAGCTCAGCGCGACGCCGGGGCGCATCGCGCATCCGGCGCCGAGGCTCGGCGAACACAACGACGACCTCAGCGGCGCGGGCTGGCCGCGCCGGCGCCATGAAGACTGCAAGGTGGGCGCATGA
- a CDS encoding tripartite tricarboxylate transporter substrate binding protein codes for MTTIHRLLATALALVATAAGADTWPSRPITFIVPTAPAGSTDIMARMVADPLQRALGQPIVVDNRPGASGNIGTEAVARAAPDGYTLLMQYSGYHVGNPALFPQIKWSPTKDFLPVAMVMRAPHVVAVSGKVPAGSMKELIAYGRKKEGGLFYASAGNGSIQHIAGELLARQSKQPMTHVPYKGSGPAINDLIAGNVDMFITTPPSVIGHIASGRMKALAYTGSKRHPSMPDVPTSAEAGLPGYEVESWFAVFAPAKTPPEVVAKLSAEIRKIVESESFRRKVDEQGAFATYMDSAALGRFVEQELASWSKVIRAADIKPA; via the coding sequence ATGACAACCATCCATCGACTCCTCGCCACCGCGCTCGCGCTGGTGGCCACCGCGGCGGGCGCCGACACCTGGCCGTCCAGACCCATCACCTTCATCGTGCCCACCGCGCCGGCGGGCTCGACCGACATCATGGCGCGCATGGTGGCCGATCCGCTGCAGCGCGCGCTGGGCCAGCCGATCGTGGTCGACAACCGGCCCGGCGCCAGCGGCAACATCGGCACCGAGGCGGTGGCGCGCGCGGCACCCGACGGCTACACGCTGCTGATGCAGTACTCGGGCTACCACGTCGGCAATCCGGCGCTCTTTCCGCAGATCAAATGGAGCCCGACCAAGGACTTCTTGCCCGTGGCGATGGTGATGCGCGCGCCGCACGTGGTCGCCGTGAGCGGCAAGGTGCCGGCCGGCTCGATGAAGGAACTGATCGCCTACGGCCGCAAGAAGGAGGGCGGGCTGTTCTATGCCTCGGCGGGCAACGGCTCGATCCAGCACATCGCGGGCGAGCTGCTCGCGCGCCAGTCGAAGCAGCCGATGACGCACGTGCCCTACAAGGGCTCGGGGCCGGCGATCAACGACCTGATCGCGGGCAACGTCGACATGTTCATCACCACGCCGCCTTCGGTCATCGGCCACATCGCGAGCGGGCGCATGAAGGCGCTGGCCTATACCGGCAGCAAGCGCCATCCGTCGATGCCCGACGTGCCGACCTCGGCCGAGGCGGGGCTGCCGGGCTACGAGGTCGAGTCCTGGTTCGCGGTGTTCGCGCCGGCGAAGACGCCGCCCGAGGTGGTGGCGAAGCTCAGTGCCGAGATCCGCAAGATCGTCGAGAGCGAATCGTTCCGCAGGAAAGTGGACGAGCAGGGCGCCTTCGCGACCTACATGGATTCCGCCGCCCTCGGCAGGTTCGTCGAGCAGGAGCTCGCGAGCTGGTCGAAGGTGATCCGGGCGGCGGACATCAAGCCGGCCTGA
- a CDS encoding CoA-acylating methylmalonate-semialdehyde dehydrogenase, translated as MTNASTKPAQIAHFIGGQHAAGGSGRTQDVTNPASGKVTGQVALAAAADVDAAVAAAQAAFPKWADTPPLRRARVMFKFLELLNQHKDELAHMITAEHGKVFTDAQGEVSRGIDIVEFACGIPQLLKGDFTDQVSTGIDNWTLRQPLGVVAGITPFNFPVMVPMWMFPVAIAAGNTFVLKPSPTDPTPSLRIAELLKEAGLPDGVFNVVQGDKVAVDALLEHPDVKAVSFVGSTPIANYIYETGARHGKRVQALGGAKNHMVVMPDADIDQTVDALIGAGYGSAGERCMAISVAVLVGDVADKIIPKLIERTKTLKVLDGENLAAEMGPIVTRAAHERITGYIALGEKEGAKLLVDGRNFDAGSAGEGCGDGFWMGGTLFDHVTPEMRIYKEEIFGPVLSCVRVASFGEAVDLVNDHEFGNGVSCFTRDGNVAREFSRRIQVGMVGINVPIPVPMAWHGFGGWKRSLFGDMHAYGEEGVRFYTKQKSIMQRWPESTPKGAEFVMPTAK; from the coding sequence ATGACCAACGCTTCCACGAAGCCCGCGCAGATTGCCCACTTCATCGGCGGCCAGCATGCCGCAGGCGGCTCCGGCCGCACGCAGGACGTCACCAACCCGGCCTCCGGCAAGGTCACGGGCCAGGTGGCGCTGGCCGCCGCGGCCGACGTCGACGCGGCCGTGGCCGCGGCGCAGGCCGCGTTTCCCAAGTGGGCCGACACGCCGCCGCTGCGCCGCGCGCGCGTGATGTTCAAGTTCCTCGAACTGCTGAACCAGCACAAGGACGAGCTCGCGCACATGATCACGGCCGAGCACGGCAAGGTGTTCACCGACGCGCAGGGCGAGGTCTCGCGCGGCATCGACATCGTCGAGTTCGCCTGCGGCATCCCGCAGCTGCTCAAGGGCGACTTCACCGACCAGGTCTCGACCGGCATCGACAACTGGACGCTGCGCCAGCCGCTCGGCGTGGTCGCGGGCATCACGCCCTTCAACTTCCCGGTGATGGTGCCGATGTGGATGTTCCCGGTCGCCATCGCCGCGGGCAACACCTTCGTGCTCAAGCCCAGCCCGACCGATCCGACGCCCTCGCTGCGCATCGCCGAGCTGCTGAAGGAGGCGGGCCTGCCCGACGGCGTGTTCAACGTGGTGCAGGGCGACAAGGTCGCGGTCGATGCGCTGCTCGAGCACCCGGACGTCAAGGCCGTGAGCTTCGTCGGATCGACGCCGATCGCCAACTACATCTACGAGACCGGCGCCCGCCACGGCAAGCGCGTGCAGGCGCTCGGCGGCGCGAAGAACCACATGGTGGTGATGCCCGACGCCGACATCGACCAGACCGTCGACGCGCTGATCGGCGCGGGCTACGGCTCGGCCGGCGAGCGCTGCATGGCGATCAGCGTGGCCGTGCTCGTGGGCGACGTGGCCGACAAGATCATCCCCAAGCTGATCGAGCGCACGAAGACGCTCAAGGTGCTCGACGGCGAGAACCTCGCGGCCGAGATGGGCCCGATCGTCACCCGCGCCGCGCACGAGCGCATCACGGGCTACATCGCGCTGGGCGAGAAGGAAGGCGCGAAGCTGCTGGTCGATGGCCGCAACTTCGACGCCGGCAGCGCCGGCGAAGGCTGCGGCGACGGCTTCTGGATGGGCGGCACGCTGTTCGACCACGTCACGCCCGAGATGCGCATCTACAAGGAAGAGATCTTCGGCCCGGTGCTCTCCTGCGTGCGCGTGGCGAGCTTCGGCGAGGCGGTGGACCTGGTCAACGACCACGAGTTCGGCAACGGCGTGAGCTGCTTCACGCGCGACGGCAACGTGGCGCGCGAGTTCAGCCGCCGCATCCAGGTGGGCATGGTCGGCATCAACGTGCCGATCCCGGTGCCGATGGCCTGGCACGGCTTCGGCGGCTGGAAGCGTTCGCTCTTCGGCGACATGCATGCCTACGGCGAGGAAGGCGTGCGCTTCTACACCAAGCAGAAGTCGATCATGCAGCGCTGGCCCGAGAGCACGCCCAAGGGCGCCGAGTTCGTGATGCCGACCGCCAAGTAA